A window of Prosthecobacter sp. SYSU 5D2 contains these coding sequences:
- a CDS encoding type II secretion system protein, with protein sequence MKIDTHTLKTRRLAHRSGMTLIEISLVIALILGLIAVVFIGIGSYRAGSDKARCQMQLASVQKAVRSSANMQNLEIADPLLAASVFGPGLLLEAAPECPNPTGAYTWETEVPPIGTPYGNCSFVGADTTGPTTTHVLTTTQTEGW encoded by the coding sequence ATGAAAATCGACACCCACACCCTCAAAACACGTCGTCTCGCCCACCGGTCAGGGATGACACTCATTGAAATCAGCCTCGTCATCGCCCTCATCCTGGGGTTGATCGCCGTGGTCTTCATCGGCATTGGCAGCTACCGCGCAGGTTCTGACAAGGCCCGGTGCCAGATGCAGCTTGCCTCGGTGCAGAAAGCCGTGCGCTCCAGTGCCAACATGCAGAATCTGGAAATCGCGGATCCCCTGCTCGCCGCCAGTGTTTTTGGCCCAGGTCTGCTTTTGGAAGCAGCCCCCGAGTGCCCGAATCCTACAGGTGCATACACATGGGAAACTGAAGTGCCGCCAATCGGCACTCCCTATGGCAACTGCAGCTTTGTGGGTGCGGACACAACAGGTCCGACAACGACCCACGTGCTGACCACTACGCAGACTGAAGGCTGGTAA